GGTATAGGTAGTAATTTCTCCTTTTTTATCCTCTACCTTTACTCCTTCCACAACGGGCTTGCCCTTTTGGTATCCCATGACCGGTGAGAAGTATTTTACGCCCAGGCACAATTCCAAATCCTCTTCCTGCCCAAGCATTTGCTCAAAAATTTCCTGGGCCCTAGGAACATCAAAGGTACCGGAGCCGATCTGACGATAAAACTCCTGAAAGATTCCTTTGTTGAGAATCTCATTTCGGTTCCCAAGATTATTAGGAGCCATGTTCATGTCAATGACGTTGAGCCAGCCCCGGGTCATTAGACCACCTACTTCGGGGCGAGTATCAATTAATAATGTGGCAAGACCGTTTCTTGCTCCGGAGATGGCTGCTGCAATGCCCTCCGGATCGCTTCCCACAACAATTAGATCGTATTTTTCAGTTTTTTCGTCGGTGGTTTTCGCCTGGGCGGCCATGGGCCAGGGCAACACAACCGTAAGCATTAGAAAAAATAGTAGTACGGTACCAGTTAGCTTCTTCAATTTTCCTTACAGCCTACCTTTCTATAAGAATCCTCTATAAGTTAGGACGTAAGAGTATTTAAAAATGTTCGCCTTTTTTCTCCGCCAGCACCAGGCGTTCGCGGCCGGCCAGGTCCTTAAGTACAGTACCCTGCCACTGCCCTGCTGGCAAGATTTTTTTTGCACCTGTGCCCTGTCCCGGGCCAATTTCCATTAGCAGCAACCCACCGGGTTGCAGCAATCGGTAAGCCTGGGGAATCAGCAGACGGTATAGGTCCAATCCATCGGGCCCACCATCTAGGGCCAAGTGGGGTTCGAATTCTTTTACATCTCTCATTAAGGTGGGTATGTCACCGCTAGGTACATAGGGAAGATTTGCCGTTATGATGCTGACCTCTTCCCCCATTGTTTTGAGCAGTGGTTCCAATAGGTTACCCTGTTGAAAATGCACCCTTTCTTTCATACCTAGCCGTTCAGCATTTTGTCTGGCCACTTTGAGGGCTGCTTCTGAAAGATCGATGGCATAGACTTGTAATTCCTGCACCAGACTGGCCAAGCTAACGGCAATGGCACCACTGCCGGTTCCTACGTCCACAGCCACCGGGGGACAACTAGAGTTTTTGTGAAAAAACTTCACAGCAGTTTCCACCATTAGCTCTGTATCTGGTCTGGGAATTAAAACATCGGGGGTTACCACAAAATCCCTGCCCATAAATTCTTTTCGCCCAATCAGGTAAGCCACGGGTTCCCCCTGGGCACGACGCTCCAGTAATATTTGGTATTTTTCCTGTTGTTGCGGGGTTAGGGGTTGCTCCTGCCGCATAAACAAGCCAGTCCGATCAATGCCCGTAACCTGCGATAACAGCACTTGGGCGTCCAACTGAAAGGAGTCAATTTGTTGTTCTTTTAAATATTGCCGCCCCTTTACCAGGGCTTCTCTGATGTTCATTGGTATACCTCACGTTTAAGTAAATCTTACTTCTTCTTGTTTATTAGTATTCTTGTTATCCCCAGCAAAACGACTTATCGGAGCATAGTTAAAATAAAAGGTATTTCCCTGACAGCACTATGTTCTATAGTGTGCCCAAAGAAATACCCTGCCATTTTTTATTCTTCTACTGCCTTTAATCGTTCAGCCTGGTCGGTGGTGATTAAGGCATCGATTAATTCGTCCAGGTCGCCCTGTAATACATACTCCAGCCGGTGTAAGGTAAGTCCAATCCGGTGGTCGGTAATACGGTTCTGCGGGAAGTTGTAGGTACGAATGCGTTCGCTGCGGTCACCACTGCCCACCATGGATTTCCGTGCACCTGCAATGGCCTTTTGCTGCTCATCCTGGGCTTTGTCCAGTAGACGGGCCCTCAGTACACGCATGGCTTTATCCTTATTCTTATGCTGGGATTTTTCATCCTGACAGGATACCACTGTACCGGTGGGGATGTGGGTAATCCGCACTGCGGACTGGGTGGTGTTTACGCACTGTCCGCCGGGACCACTGGCACAGAACAAGTCGATCCTAATATCATTGGCATTGATATCGATATCAACTTCTTCGGCTTCTGGCAGTACTGCCACGGTGGCAGCAGAGGTATGAATGCGACCGCCGCTTTCGGTGGCCGGGACCCGCTGTACCCTGTGTACACCGCTCTCGAACTTCAGGGTGCTAAAGGCACCTTTCCCTTCAATAACAAAGGTAACTTCCTTGAAACCACCTAAATCTGTTTCATTGGCATCTATAATCTCGGTACGCCAGCCCTTCTTCTCCGCATAACGGGAGTACATTCTAAATAAATCCCCAGCAAAGAGAGCTGCTTCGTCTCCACCGGTACCACCGCGGATTTCCATAATAACGTTCTTATCGTCGTTAGGATCCTTGGGTAACAGCAAAATTTTTAGTTTGTTTTCCTGTTCCTCAATTTTGCTTGTAAGCTCTTCTATTTCTAATTCGACCATCTCACGGAAGTCCGGCTCCAGTTTATCCTCCAACATTTGTTTATTTTCCTGAAGATCTTCCTTGGCCTTTTTGTACTGGCGGAAAACGTCCACCACTTCCGCTAAATCAGAGTGAGACTTCACCAGTTGCTGCCACTTGGCACGGTCTGCCATGACTTCCGGGTCACTGATTTGACTTTCCAGTTGCTCAAATCTATCCTCTAACGCCTGGAGTTTATCGTACATGAATGTCACCTTCCTTAAGGACTGCATTTAAGGCTTTTATTGCAACTTCTACCTGACTGTTCTCGGGTTCCCGAGTGGTCAGCTTCTGTAACCAGAGTCCGGGGGCAATAAAGATACGACAGATGCCTTTATCCTGATATTTCCCAGACAGTTTTAAAAGTTCGTAGGCCACACCGGCCACCACCGGCAGAAGGAGGATGCGAAAGAAAATCTGACCCATTAATCCCGAAGCCGTTACTCCAGAGAAGATAACCACTTTTATCAGTATAACGATGAGTAGAAAGCTGG
This genomic interval from Desulforamulus reducens MI-1 contains the following:
- the prfA gene encoding peptide chain release factor 1; protein product: MYDKLQALEDRFEQLESQISDPEVMADRAKWQQLVKSHSDLAEVVDVFRQYKKAKEDLQENKQMLEDKLEPDFREMVELEIEELTSKIEEQENKLKILLLPKDPNDDKNVIMEIRGGTGGDEAALFAGDLFRMYSRYAEKKGWRTEIIDANETDLGGFKEVTFVIEGKGAFSTLKFESGVHRVQRVPATESGGRIHTSAATVAVLPEAEEVDIDINANDIRIDLFCASGPGGQCVNTTQSAVRITHIPTGTVVSCQDEKSQHKNKDKAMRVLRARLLDKAQDEQQKAIAGARKSMVGSGDRSERIRTYNFPQNRITDHRIGLTLHRLEYVLQGDLDELIDALITTDQAERLKAVEE
- the prmC gene encoding peptide chain release factor N(5)-glutamine methyltransferase — protein: MNIREALVKGRQYLKEQQIDSFQLDAQVLLSQVTGIDRTGLFMRQEQPLTPQQQEKYQILLERRAQGEPVAYLIGRKEFMGRDFVVTPDVLIPRPDTELMVETAVKFFHKNSSCPPVAVDVGTGSGAIAVSLASLVQELQVYAIDLSEAALKVARQNAERLGMKERVHFQQGNLLEPLLKTMGEEVSIITANLPYVPSGDIPTLMRDVKEFEPHLALDGGPDGLDLYRLLIPQAYRLLQPGGLLLMEIGPGQGTGAKKILPAGQWQGTVLKDLAGRERLVLAEKKGEHF